From Salvia splendens isolate huo1 unplaced genomic scaffold, SspV2 ctg1204, whole genome shotgun sequence, the proteins below share one genomic window:
- the LOC121789049 gene encoding protein PSK SIMULATOR 1-like, translated as MALETWLIKVKRSIAHSLDSVRAPPPPAGAIRKSNVCVLAFEIAAVMSKLLHLWQSLSDKNLSRLRGDSICLEGVRKIVSNDDAFLLGLACAELAGNLRLIAKSIARISKKCEDASLRSFDRLFEEFADTGRDRHNWLMLSAKEIDIKMKRLDQFVASAAALHREMDELVSLENGLKKSLQARDTGSVKEHKIVELHQRITWQRQQVKYMKEKSLWCRSFDTATSILVRTAFAVLARMKLVFGVVSLPRSISSSSSALVHPSENPNLFASGPLMKSSQLKFFEVNSEVLKPPATTLGAAALAIHYANLIIVMEKMIRSPQLVGVDARDDLYSLLPSSVRLALRGRLKGVGFTASDPGLADEWREALHKILGWLSPLAHNMIKWQSERSVEQQNLVPATNVLLLQTLYFANQQKTEAAITELLVGLNYIWRFEREMNAKAIFHCSNFN; from the coding sequence ATGGCCCTTGAAACATGGCTGATCAAGGTGAAAAGATCCATCGCCCACAGCCTCGATTCCGTCCGCGCCCCGCCGCCCCCCGCCGGTGCGATCCGCAAATCCAACGTCTGCGTCCTCGCATTCGAGATCGCCGCCGTCATGTCCAAGCTCCTCCACCTCTGGCAGTCCCTCTCCGACAAGAACCTCTCCCGCCTGCGTGGCGACTCCATATGCCTTGAAGGTGTTCGTAAAATTGTCTCAAACGACGACGCCTTCCTCCTCGGCCTCGCCTGCGCCGAGCTCGCCGGAAACCTCCGCCTCATCGCCAAATCCATCGCCCGCATCAGCAAGAAGTGCGAGGACGCCTCCCTCCGCTCCTTCGACCGCCTATTCGAGGAGTTCGCCGACACCGGCCGCGATCGCCACAACTGGCTGATGCTCAGCGCCAAAGAGATCGATATCAAGATGAAAAGGCTCGACCAGTTCGTCGCCAGCGCGGCCGCGCTCCATCGCGAGATGGACGAGCTCGTCTCCCTCGAAAATGGCCTTAAAAAATCGCTTCAGGCCAGAGACACCGGCTCCGTAAAAGAGCATAAGATTGTCGAATTGCATCAGAGAATAACCTGGCAGAGGCAGCAGGTGAAGTACATGAAAGAGAAATCCCTATGGTGCCGAAGCTTTGACACCGCCACCTCGATCCTGGTGAGAACTGCTTTCGCAGTTCTCGCCAGGATGAAGCTCGTCTTCGGAGTCGTGTCGCTCCCGCGGAGCATCTCCTCGTCCTCGTCCGCCCTCGTCCACCCCTCTGAAAACCCTAACCTCTTCGCGTCCGGGCCTCTTATGAAATCCTCCCAATTAAAATTCTTCGAGGTCAACTCGGAGGTCCTGAAGCCGCCGGCCACCACGCTCGGCGCGGCGGCGCTGGCCATCCACTACGCGAACCTGATCATCGTGATGGAGAAGATGATCAGGTCGCCGCAGCTGGTGGGGGTCGACGCGAGGGACGACCTCTACTCGCTGCTCCCGAGCAGCGTGCGCCTCGCGCTGAGGGGGCGGCTGAAGGGGGTGGGGTTCACCGCGAGCGACCCGGGGCTCGCGGACGAGTGGAGGGAGGCGCTGCACAAGATCCTCGGGTGGCTGTCGCCGCTCGCACACAACATGATCAAGTGGCAGAGCGAGAGGAGCGTGGAGCAGCAGAATCTGGTCCCAGCAACTAATGTGCTTTTGCTTCAGACGCTTTACTTTGCAAACCAGCAAAAGACAGAAGCCGCCATTACCGAGCTTCTTGTCGGCCTCAATTATATTTGGAGATTTGAGAGGGAGATGAATGCTAAGGCCATTTTCCATTGCAGCAACTTCAACTAG